The stretch of DNA CCACCTATTGTTGGAGTCACGTGGGGCCAGATAGCATCCATACGCTCGGCAGAATCAGCGACTCAAAACGAGGAGAGCTTTTAGAAAAGAGTATTGAGCGAATCTCCGAAATTCCCACTGAGTTCAAACTTACAGCCAACCAGGCTGTTGAAGCAAAAGCTCACCGTGAAAATGACGTTCAGATTGCTCTTAGAGAAATCCAAGGACATTTGGAAAAGCTCAAGTATCCTCTCTATTTTCTAGATTATGAATCAGTTGCTTATGCCGTACCCAGATACAATGGAAACTGGCCGCACAAACAACTTACAACGCAGTATTCTTTGCATATTTTAGACAAACCAGATGGTGATCTTATTCATAAGGAATTCATCCATGACGAAGCATCGAACCCATCTAGAAAATTTGCCGAGCACCTAGTCAGAGATATCAAAGACGATGGCGGATCAATTATCGTATATCATCTGACATATGAGCGTGAAAGAACGAAAGAATTGGCAGAAGAAATTCCCGAACTTTCACACAGCTTGGATATTCTGATTGATCGAATGTGGGATCTTGAAATTCCATTTGCTAAACGCTGGTATTGGGATCACAGATTTGAAGGTTCGAGTTCGATTAAGAATGTCCTTCCAGTTTTCAAACCAGAATTCTCTTACGACAAGCTTGCGATAAAAAAAGGCGATCAAGCTGTACTGGAATATTCAAAAATGGTCGCACTAGCCCCAGGTAGCACTGAGCGCGAAGCAATCAAACGAGCCTTGCTTGAATATTGCAAAATGGACTCGCTAGCAATGTTCCACATTCTAATGGAATTACAGTCCCAAATCGGATTTCCAAAGCGTCAACAGGTCGGTTAATTGTCTTTTGATTTGTACTCAAAACTTTGGAAGAACTTGATATCTTTATTTGTCTCCACCTGATCGTGCGGGATCAGCAAATACTTCCAAGTACGCCCGCCATTAGCTTTGAGGTATTCATTCACCGAATTGCAGTATTGGGTTGCGGATCGTGCTTTATCTTGTACTTCATCTGATTGAAGTTCCGCACTATCTTTGATTTCCACCATATAGATGACTTTTTCAGTTTGAACTACGAAATCGGGTTCATACATTTTGGATTGATTGCTATAGAAAATCTTGAACTGGTTGTGCGCCGGCCTTAGCCATTTCTCGACATTTTTATCGTCTTCTAGAATAACGGCAAAGTCTCTCTCTGGTTTGACATCAAACTTATAGTAGCTATGGCAGGATTTCTTAAAACCCTTCAGAATTTTCAAACGCATTTCGCCTGTTGATTTGAACGTCGTCCTGAAATCAACCAAGTTGTCCGAGCGAATTTTTGAGAAGTTGTGTTTTTCAATTCGTTGGAATGGTTGGACATCAGAGGCTTCGTAGCCTGCGTCTTTCACAAAGAATTTTCCTGACATCTGTAACCAGATTTGGCTCGCGATGTCCTTCGCGTAAAACTGAACTACGTTTGAAACTTTGTTCGGATCTTTGTGACTCTTTTCTATGTGTTCAATCGCCGTTTCCGCTAAAGAATAAAGCAGGTCCTTGTGTTCATCATAATCAACTTCATCATTATTGATGAGTTGTCGGACTATTGTATTTACATTTGTATCCCTAGAATTCGCATTATTTTTGATAATTCCAATACTACTGGTTTCTCCAGATTGAAGGGCCTTAATCAGAATTTCCTCATCGACAGGTTGCCAGTTCGGAAATGGCTTAGTGTCGAGCTTAAACGTATGAAACCCTGTCTTAGTTTCACCACTCGGCTGAATAACAATCCTTGGTATTTCAATAGTTCCAGAAATTATCTCTTGCAGAGTTTCTTCCAGCAAACCGTCTTTTAGGAGTTCTGCAACAATCTTATCTCGATCGTCGGTTAACATTTCCATGAGAGGCAATGTTTCGGTAACTGATTTTTGAAGCTCTTTTTTGACTTTGGCTTCGGTTAACTCTTTGAGTGATTTCACGTCTGTGATGGCCGTCCCATCTGCAACGGCATCAATAATAGCTTTTTTAAGGTTGTACTTTACCTCGGCCATTTTTTTAGCTTCGGGAGTTTTGGCCTTTTCAATTTCTTCCTGGACTTTTTGCAACCCTGCTTCAGCGAGTGATGGAACCGTGACTATTTCCTGTCCATGCTTAAACTCTGGATCGTCAGGGTCAATTATGTACTCTTTCATTATTATCGAGTTAGGATCTGTGGCCGCCTCAATTAGTTCTTTGAATAACTCGTGCGCTACTACGGTCAGGCGATCAACATTAGGATCTCCTGTACGCTGTCCATAGGGGAGCCTAAGTCCTCGCCCTAAAGTTTGCTCTCTTAGAATTACGGCGGCGGCAGATCGAAGTGGAACAATGGTAAAGAGGTTTGTAACGTCCCATCCTTCTTTGAGGATATTGACGTGGATAACAATTTCCACTGGATTCTCTGGTTTCTCAACAGACAATAAGCCTTGAACAACTTCGTCCTTTTCACTTCCTTTTTGGCCGGAGTGAATGGTCACTACCTTTTCAGAATATTGCCCATCAAAGAACTTCGGAGATTTAACTAGGTCTAATAATTTTTCGGCATGCTTCGTATCTTCAGCGACCACAAGGATAAATGGCTTAACCCTTGGGAGGCCATTATTTTTTGAGTAAATATCCAGACTAGTTTTTGTCTTCTCATGGATCACGACAGCATCCTGAAGCTTCATTTGATCAAGCTCGTCTTTATCCATTTTTTTAAGCGACTTCAGATCAAAGTTCTTTCTGGTCGCTGCGTAGGGTTCCTTTACAAACCCATCACGAATTGCCTTCGCCAAAGAGTATTCGTAAGCAATGTTTTTGAAAGGGATGTCTTTTCCACCTTTTGAAACCACAGGTGTTGCTGTTAGCTCAAGACCTAGGATCGGATTCAAATCATTTATGACTTGCATACCTCTTTCGGCACGATAACGATGTGATTCGTCCATGATAACAACGAGATTTTCGAGGTTCTTCAGATAATCGAAATACGCTTCGCCAAGATACTCATTGATGGATTTAATTTTTGAGACATCTTTATCTAGCTTAGAGATGTTAAAAATATTTATGGCCAAGTCTTCTGTAAAGAGAGCCTGTTGCTGGCCAGGCTTAAACATCTGCTTTCTAGGAGTGTTTACGCTTTCGTAGTCGTCACCCGTAATAATCCTGGGTTCATGGTGAACAAAATCACCAATGCCACGAAAGACGTATTTAGGGCTGGATGTGTTTCTGAAATCATCAATCAATTTATTATAAATGGTTAAATTGGGCGCGAGGATTAGAAAGTCACGAATCTTGTGCTCGATAAACAAGTAGGAGATGAACGCACCCATAAGCCGCGTTTTTCCAACCCCAGTAGCAATCGCAAATGAAAGCGATGGGAAATCTCGATCAAATTCCTTGAGATTTCCGAATCCACCATTTGTTAAAAGAGCATCGAGTTTTTTCTCTTTAGAGTCTTTGGATTTGAAATCAACGACCTGAAATGCTCTTTCAAGTATCTCAAGACTTTCTTTCTGTGGTTTTCGTAGGCTCATTCGTTGAGCCAAAGTTCGTGTTGTGTTTCCCATGTTGCGCATCCTTGCAGCAGTTAAACTTAGTTACATTTCGGCATCCATATCCATTTCTTCTTGGATTGGTTCCTTGATATTTAGGCTATAGTTATCTCTTCCAAACTCAACTCCGCGAGTGAGTAAGGACTGCGGAATCTTTTTAAGTGTAATTCGATCAAACTTATTCGCGGGAACCTTAAATGCTTTAGCACTGATGAGTAATGTTTCGTCAGGCTTTAGTTGATCATGAATTCTTTGAAGGTGTTCTGCCGTGAGGAACTGAGTGGTGACGAATATGAAGTCCTTTTCTGTAGAATAACCTTGTTTCCAATACACCTTCTGATCTGGGTGGAACTTAAACCCCTCATGCTTACAAACTGCCGCCGCAAGCATTGTTGCGTCGTATTTCTTTGAAATAACCCAGTTACCTCGGTCGTCTTTTTCTAGGAGAGAAGGGGCTAGAGTCATAAACTTGAATCCGCCGCCGCCTTTCCAGTTGCAGGCAGATGTGACACCAGAATCATCCTTTCCACTTATGACCGAACTCAAGCGAGGGACAATTAGCTCTTCGCATTGCTGACCCAACTCGATCATAATCCACTTTCTATCCATTTTATGAGCTACCGCACCAGTAGTGCCACTCCCCCCAAAACTATCTAGAACATAGTCGCCCTTGTCGGTGGACATCTCGATAACGCGCTTAATGAGAGCTTCTGGCTTTTTTCCTTTAGGTAGTTTTACTCCTCCTTCATTGTGGAGATTGTTTGATAATAGATCGTCCCAGATTGTCGTAAGGGGCTCGCCAGCCACAAGTTGGCCATCCACTTCCTTGAGTTTTTGCGAATAAAACAGCAACCTCTTGCCCTTGAGAAAATACATATCTGAATGCTGTTCTCGCTGAAGATGGTAAAACTTGGTAGGGTTTGCAGCCGATAAATCAATCATTTTTCTAACTTGTTCCCCTACGCTTTTGTAATCGGGGCGAGCAAGCTGCACAACAGAGTCTGGATTATTTAATACAAATGTTGAAATCTGACTCTCAAAGTCCTCTTTAGAAATTCCCTTTGCTTCTTTTGCAGAAATTCCCAGTGACTCCAAGAACGCTTGTCGAAGCGGAATCATTTTCCACTTACCTATTGGTTGATCACGATTGAGGATGAACTGGTCATATCGAGAGTCACGATCTCTGGCCGTAAAAATCTTCTTGTTTTTCCACTCTGATTTGTTTTTTGCGTATATCAGAATGAAATTTGAAGTGTTTACGACACCTTTGTTGATTGCTTTGTGTCCAGTCGCGGCGCCTTGCTTGAATGTAATTATTGATATTCGATTGTTTCTCCCGAAAACTTCGTCAGCGAGCGCAATCAGATAGCCAAGTTCGTTGTCATCAATATGAATAAAGAGACTGCCTGAGGCACAAATGAGTTTGTGAATTATTTCAAGGCGCGCTTTCATCATTGATAGCCAGAGCGAGTGTTCTAAGCCATCATCGTAATGCTCGAAAGCCTGCTGAGTGTTAAACGGGGGATCAATATATACGCATTGAATTTTGCCACTGAAATCATTTTCCAAAGCCTTAAGACCCAAAAGGTTATCACCATGTATTAAGAGATTTTGAGTGGTTTTGGCGCCTACCGAAAGTGTTTCCTTTTCAATCAAGATTCTAGGTTCAAGTATGAATTTTTCATCTTTTCCTACCCAGTCTAATTCTAATCTTTGTTTCGTCATTCCTTCTCCCTAAACGACTTTCCATCCGATGGTGAAAATCTCAGTTAGTTCTGTTTTAATATTCATGTTTTGTTCAATACGGTTTAGAACTGACTCCTTCTCCTGATCAATACGATCTTGAGAAGAGAAAAGTTCCTTTCGCTTTTCATTGCGCTTGGCTTCGAGATTTTTGATGTGTCTTTTGGCCTGAACCGTTTCCTCTAAGTTACTCATTTTTTTTGAGGCAGTCTTCAAGGTCTTAATCTCCTGGTCCAACTGCTTAATCTCAATTTCTAGACTTAATTTGATGTCCTCAGCCCAGGCATCTAGCCTGTCGATTTCTTCGTGGAATACGACTTTGTTTTTTTCAGCCAATTTCAAATTTAACGCCTCAAGTTCGGACTTAATGTTGGCCTCAACCTTTTTCAAATTCACTTCAGAAAGCTGTCCGGTAGTCGGACGGGCGTTTAGCCTAAAAAGCTTTGAAATGACCTCTGCTGAAATGGATTTGCCTTCTTGGGTGGCCCCTGCAAGAAGAATGCAGTCCTCGTCTCGAAATGCAGAGAGCTTGGCGTGATATGCTGCAAGTATGCCGGATTCGCCGGACAGTGATTCTAGTAAGGAAATGGTGTTTTCATAATTGGAAAGATCAAACTCTAGAATTTGTGGCGGAGTAGACGAAGACTTTGCCTTTGCTAAGAAAAGCTCTCCCAAGGAATTGTTCGTTAGAATCGGAGTAGCTTCCGAGGATAAATCTGTGGAATAGCGCCCTTCTGTGATCTGGCCATTTGGGGACGTGACTTCAAAGACTCCGTCCTTGGCTTCTATTCCAAGGCCATCAAAACCAAATTCCACGATTGTATTAAACTTTCTGCTAAACTCATCAACGGTCTTTTTGGTCTGCTCTTCTCTGAATTTTAGCTTCGCCTGAACCTCTTCATCGAAGTTTTCCAAGAGCAACTTTTTTGCGTCAGTCATTGATTTATCAATCTTAGACTTTAGTTTTTCAGATAGATCATTAAATGCGCTCTTGATCTCTTCAGGTGTTCTACAAGCCAAATAGATTTTCAGAATTTCCTTTTCAAAATCATGACCAGATTCAATTTGTCCTAGTACTTCGTCACTAGCACCAAAGGCACCTTTGAATAAGTTGAATTTCTCTTGAAGAAGCTCAAGCACTCGGACATCTGCACCGTTCTTCTTGTTAACAAAGTTTACGACTATTACATCGAGCGGCTGACCATATCTGTGGCAGCGTCCAATCCTTTGCTCTATGCGCTGTGGGTTCCAAGGAAGGTCATAGTTGATGATTAGATTGCAAAATTGGAGATTTAATCCCTCTGATCCTGCTTCGGTTGTAAGAAAGATTTTTTTATTCTGTTTGAATTCAGACACCAGAGACTTTCTCTCTTCTGTATCTCCAGAATCGCCATTAAAAATGACGACATCTGATTTTAAGTTCAGACCCATTCTCTCAAGAGCCTTTAGCACATAATTTTGAGTAGTTCTGAACTCAGTGAAAATTACGGCCTTTTCGGGCCAACCTTCGCTTTTCGCTTTTGCAAATTGTTGATTGAGAGCCTCGATAAGAGAATCTGCTTTTTTGTTTTCTGAGATTTCTCTAGATGTCGTGATGAATGACAAAATCAGTTTTGCTTCTTCTTCAATTTCATCAGTAGGATGGAGAACTTCTTCTTGCGTGTCCTGATCGTCATCTTCGGAATCGGTTTCCTCGTAGGTTGCTGATATTTCGGACTCTTCGTCTGTTAGCTCGAACTCTGCAAGGGCAGCTTCGGCGCGCTCTCTAAGTGCATCGAATGTTTTGGAGATCACGCCCTTAAACAGTCTCTTTTCAAACCTCTCCAACTCGTCCGCTCGCGTGCCATCGCTGTTTGTTAGTTTGATTTTAATGTCTGAGTAAAGCTTTTCGTATAACTCTCGATTATTGAGATTTACACTTAGCCACATTAAGCGGCAGTACAGATTGAGCAGGCTATTCTTGAGAGCAAAAGTAGAACTAGCCAGCAATTTAAGATAGATCAGCTTTAGCAAAGGCAACGCTGAAGTAGGAATAGAGTGAATAATCGGTCTTCTTAGAAAGTCTTCAAATCCAATTCTAAGCTTTTCTTCATCTACCGACGGCTCATAAGTGAATGTCATTGGGTTTCGATTTGTGTATGGAACGTAGTCCTTCACATTCTGGCGAAGTTCACGATTAAAGAAGCGACTCATTCGATGACGAAGCTCGATTAGCCGCTCTTCGCGCTGCTCTTCTGGAACATTGCAAAAGGTGGCGGCGAAGCTTTCTGGAGTTCCAAGAATGTAATCGTCAATGAAGCTAACTAAGCCGTATAGCTCCATGAGGTTGTTTTGCATTGGAGTAGCAGTCAAAAGGGCTTTATTGAATCCACGAACTGCATCCCGAACACTCTTTGCACGCTTTGCCTGCGTGCGAGATTTTTTCCATACATTTCTAAGCTTGTGAGCCTCGTCGATAATAACTAGGTCCCACTTGTAGAGTTTTATCTGAGTTGAGTAGGCATCAACGAAGTGTTCGTTTGTTATGATGATCTTTTCATTGCGATCAAATGGATCGTTTTCTCCAGATTTCTTTATCTTTCGGTAAATGGCACTATTGAGAACATCGGATTTAAGAAAGAACAGGCGATCAAGCTCATCCTTCCATTGGTGCCTTAAGGACTTCGGAGCGATAATTAGAATGGATCTCTTTCCTTCGGCCCAATACTGTGAAATTAGTAATCCAGCCTCAATGGTTTTTCCTAGTCCAACTTCATCAGCAAGAATTACCCCTTGAGATAGCGGATTCTTTAGAGCGAAGAGAGCGGCGTTTACTTGGTGGGGGTTGAGGTCCACTTTAGCGTCATGCAAAGCGCGCGCGATTCTGTCAGGAACATCTGCGCCAGGTTTTGAAGTTAACTCGTATGCAAAAAGTTTTGCGTGGTAAGGGGTGATCATTATTCGTCCACCCTCAATACAAATTTGGGATCATCAAGAACTTGCTTCAGTATCGCAGAAATAAGGGATTGCCTGGAGAGGCCATTTTTCTCTGCAGTTTTGTCCATCTCGGCCATGATCTTCTCTTCAATGCGAAGTGTGACCGTGCGGTAGTGTTTAGTGTCTTCTTTTTTAATTATCTTCATGATGTGTCTTCAGTGTAGTTGCTTGATAGATTCAATGCATCTATTGCTTGATCTTAATAATGCAATGAAGCAATGCATATACTGGACTGGACTGGACTTCGGTTTGCGGCCTAACATGAGTGAAGTATTACGGGGTATGTCTCAAAAGGATGCGTTGAAAGTGAGCGACGATGAAAATGGCAATATACTTACGTAATTTCAATAGGATAGACGTTTATTAAAGATTCCTTTTATAATGCCGAAGAGGTCAATAGTTGACAAAAGTGAATAAAAGTGTACAAAGGCAACCAGTTAAGGTAATATGGATATGTTGGAAAAAAAGCTAAATACCAAGGCAGTGTCAGAGAGGATGATCCATAAAGGGTTATCTCAAACTGACTTAGCCGATAAACTTCAAGTTTCTAAAGCGACAATTTCCTCTTGGCTCAAGCCAGAGAAGTTTCCTCGTCCGCGCCACTTATTACAGTTGGGCGAATTGCTCAGCTTGAAATATGAAGAATTGATATTGGAGTCACAGGCTCAATCTCCCGTAGTCGCATTTAGAAAGAGCGGGAATTATAAAATTACTCCTGAGCATATGGAGAAGTTTTATTACGTTGGTAGATTACTGAATAAGCTCGTCCAATTCTTACCGTTCGATACATTAAGTAGCCCAACTACGCTTAAAGATCCCAAGCTTGACTATGAATATATCCAGAAGGCGGCAAGTTCTGTCCGTCAGATTATCAACCCTAAGACCCACGTCATAGATTTTCCTGATTTGATTAGGTTCTTCAATGAACTTCATGCAGTTCTTATTCCAGTTCTATGGGGGACAAAGCATTATAAAAATGCAACTCATCTCTATTTACCTGAATCATCTACGACATGGATATTTATAAATTTAGATACAAAAGTATTCGATTTCAAATTTTGGTTAGCACATGAGCTAGGACATGCGAAGGCTCCTCAGTTACTTGGTGAGGAAGGTGAAGAGTTTGCTGATAACTTTGCAGGTGCCCTTCTGTTTCCGAGAGAAAGTGCCGAAGCTGCCTATAAAGAACTTTCCAAAGTAGGGAATGCTGACCGCTTAAAGATAATTGGTAAGTTCGCAACTGAATATCTAGTGTCACCAATTACGATTTATCTTCAGATCGAAGAATTCGCGAAGGCAAATGACCTTCCATCTTTGGAGCTAGAAAAGCAGATTTATGGATTCACTACAAATTTCAATAAATCATACAAACTCATTAGCGAAATATTGCTGAATGTGGAAAAGCCCTCGGTCGAGCAATATTGTAAAGTTGCTAGTGAGGCATTCAAGACACCATTTTTTAGCTGTCTGAGCGAGTATCTAAAAGCGTCAGAGGATTCACCTAAGTTTGTGGCAAATCTTTTGGATATTTCCATTGAAGATGCTCAGGAATTGTTTCGGTGTCTTGTTAAAAATGGCTGAAAAAAGAGTTCTTGTTGATACAAACAGCTACGTTCGTTTGGCGAGAGATATTCATCCCCTATTAGGGCAATCTTTTACTGTTGATGAATGGACACTTTATATTATCGAAGAGTTCGAGTCTGAATACTCAAAGCAACCAAGGCTTCAAAATAAGCACTCTTGGGTCACGCAAAATGATTTTAAGGTTAACCGCGCATTTAAGTTGAAGCCAAACTCATTTGAAAAAGGGGCAATAGAGAATGCTCGAATCTTTATTGGGGAAACAGCAAAGGAATTGGAATTAACGGCTTCTCCAGTTGATGTCCGTGCACTCGCTACAGCGCATGTTCTCAAGATACCCGTCATC from Bdellovibrio bacteriovorus encodes:
- a CDS encoding DUF2779 domain-containing protein; its protein translation is MKAIWLYRHQKEVADLPSDFQKNLFDQGKEVGALAIKMFPNGIMIDADHTQGELAIQTTQQAMKSHPEAIFEGGFQFENVLVRVDILKNNFDGTWDLIEVKSTNDVEPKAHYDDVAIQKWVLTNCGIKLRSCNLMHLNREYSFENSLDMNSLFVIKPLDGLIAANLAEIEGFLPAIQATLNLSSTPLEDIGSRCNNPYPCEFTTYCWSHVGPDSIHTLGRISDSKRGELLEKSIERISEIPTEFKLTANQAVEAKAHRENDVQIALREIQGHLEKLKYPLYFLDYESVAYAVPRYNGNWPHKQLTTQYSLHILDKPDGDLIHKEFIHDEASNPSRKFAEHLVRDIKDDGGSIIVYHLTYERERTKELAEEIPELSHSLDILIDRMWDLEIPFAKRWYWDHRFEGSSSIKNVLPVFKPEFSYDKLAIKKGDQAVLEYSKMVALAPGSTEREAIKRALLEYCKMDSLAMFHILMELQSQIGFPKRQQVG
- a CDS encoding DEAD/DEAH box helicase — protein: MGNTTRTLAQRMSLRKPQKESLEILERAFQVVDFKSKDSKEKKLDALLTNGGFGNLKEFDRDFPSLSFAIATGVGKTRLMGAFISYLFIEHKIRDFLILAPNLTIYNKLIDDFRNTSSPKYVFRGIGDFVHHEPRIITGDDYESVNTPRKQMFKPGQQQALFTEDLAINIFNISKLDKDVSKIKSINEYLGEAYFDYLKNLENLVVIMDESHRYRAERGMQVINDLNPILGLELTATPVVSKGGKDIPFKNIAYEYSLAKAIRDGFVKEPYAATRKNFDLKSLKKMDKDELDQMKLQDAVVIHEKTKTSLDIYSKNNGLPRVKPFILVVAEDTKHAEKLLDLVKSPKFFDGQYSEKVVTIHSGQKGSEKDEVVQGLLSVEKPENPVEIVIHVNILKEGWDVTNLFTIVPLRSAAAVILREQTLGRGLRLPYGQRTGDPNVDRLTVVAHELFKELIEAATDPNSIIMKEYIIDPDDPEFKHGQEIVTVPSLAEAGLQKVQEEIEKAKTPEAKKMAEVKYNLKKAIIDAVADGTAITDVKSLKELTEAKVKKELQKSVTETLPLMEMLTDDRDKIVAELLKDGLLEETLQEIISGTIEIPRIVIQPSGETKTGFHTFKLDTKPFPNWQPVDEEILIKALQSGETSSIGIIKNNANSRDTNVNTIVRQLINNDEVDYDEHKDLLYSLAETAIEHIEKSHKDPNKVSNVVQFYAKDIASQIWLQMSGKFFVKDAGYEASDVQPFQRIEKHNFSKIRSDNLVDFRTTFKSTGEMRLKILKGFKKSCHSYYKFDVKPERDFAVILEDDKNVEKWLRPAHNQFKIFYSNQSKMYEPDFVVQTEKVIYMVEIKDSAELQSDEVQDKARSATQYCNSVNEYLKANGGRTWKYLLIPHDQVETNKDIKFFQSFEYKSKDN
- a CDS encoding site-specific DNA-methyltransferase, whose translation is MTKQRLELDWVGKDEKFILEPRILIEKETLSVGAKTTQNLLIHGDNLLGLKALENDFSGKIQCVYIDPPFNTQQAFEHYDDGLEHSLWLSMMKARLEIIHKLICASGSLFIHIDDNELGYLIALADEVFGRNNRISIITFKQGAATGHKAINKGVVNTSNFILIYAKNKSEWKNKKIFTARDRDSRYDQFILNRDQPIGKWKMIPLRQAFLESLGISAKEAKGISKEDFESQISTFVLNNPDSVVQLARPDYKSVGEQVRKMIDLSAANPTKFYHLQREQHSDMYFLKGKRLLFYSQKLKEVDGQLVAGEPLTTIWDDLLSNNLHNEGGVKLPKGKKPEALIKRVIEMSTDKGDYVLDSFGGSGTTGAVAHKMDRKWIMIELGQQCEELIVPRLSSVISGKDDSGVTSACNWKGGGGFKFMTLAPSLLEKDDRGNWVISKKYDATMLAAAVCKHEGFKFHPDQKVYWKQGYSTEKDFIFVTTQFLTAEHLQRIHDQLKPDETLLISAKAFKVPANKFDRITLKKIPQSLLTRGVEFGRDNYSLNIKEPIQEEMDMDAEM
- a CDS encoding SNF2-related protein, with protein sequence MITPYHAKLFAYELTSKPGADVPDRIARALHDAKVDLNPHQVNAALFALKNPLSQGVILADEVGLGKTIEAGLLISQYWAEGKRSILIIAPKSLRHQWKDELDRLFFLKSDVLNSAIYRKIKKSGENDPFDRNEKIIITNEHFVDAYSTQIKLYKWDLVIIDEAHKLRNVWKKSRTQAKRAKSVRDAVRGFNKALLTATPMQNNLMELYGLVSFIDDYILGTPESFAATFCNVPEEQREERLIELRHRMSRFFNRELRQNVKDYVPYTNRNPMTFTYEPSVDEEKLRIGFEDFLRRPIIHSIPTSALPLLKLIYLKLLASSTFALKNSLLNLYCRLMWLSVNLNNRELYEKLYSDIKIKLTNSDGTRADELERFEKRLFKGVISKTFDALRERAEAALAEFELTDEESEISATYEETDSEDDDQDTQEEVLHPTDEIEEEAKLILSFITTSREISENKKADSLIEALNQQFAKAKSEGWPEKAVIFTEFRTTQNYVLKALERMGLNLKSDVVIFNGDSGDTEERKSLVSEFKQNKKIFLTTEAGSEGLNLQFCNLIINYDLPWNPQRIEQRIGRCHRYGQPLDVIVVNFVNKKNGADVRVLELLQEKFNLFKGAFGASDEVLGQIESGHDFEKEILKIYLACRTPEEIKSAFNDLSEKLKSKIDKSMTDAKKLLLENFDEEVQAKLKFREEQTKKTVDEFSRKFNTIVEFGFDGLGIEAKDGVFEVTSPNGQITEGRYSTDLSSEATPILTNNSLGELFLAKAKSSSTPPQILEFDLSNYENTISLLESLSGESGILAAYHAKLSAFRDEDCILLAGATQEGKSISAEVISKLFRLNARPTTGQLSEVNLKKVEANIKSELEALNLKLAEKNKVVFHEEIDRLDAWAEDIKLSLEIEIKQLDQEIKTLKTASKKMSNLEETVQAKRHIKNLEAKRNEKRKELFSSQDRIDQEKESVLNRIEQNMNIKTELTEIFTIGWKVV
- a CDS encoding helix-turn-helix domain-containing protein, with translation MDMLEKKLNTKAVSERMIHKGLSQTDLADKLQVSKATISSWLKPEKFPRPRHLLQLGELLSLKYEELILESQAQSPVVAFRKSGNYKITPEHMEKFYYVGRLLNKLVQFLPFDTLSSPTTLKDPKLDYEYIQKAASSVRQIINPKTHVIDFPDLIRFFNELHAVLIPVLWGTKHYKNATHLYLPESSTTWIFINLDTKVFDFKFWLAHELGHAKAPQLLGEEGEEFADNFAGALLFPRESAEAAYKELSKVGNADRLKIIGKFATEYLVSPITIYLQIEEFAKANDLPSLELEKQIYGFTTNFNKSYKLISEILLNVEKPSVEQYCKVASEAFKTPFFSCLSEYLKASEDSPKFVANLLDISIEDAQELFRCLVKNG